The sequence CTTCCACCACCGCCGCGATCTGGACGCCGTGCAGCGCGAACTGCGCGAGTTCAAGGGCGTCTCGGTGATCATCTATGACCAAACCTGCGCCACCGAGAAGCGCCGTCGGCGCAAGCGCGGCAAGCTGGAAGACCCGGCCAAGCGCGCCTTCATCAACCCGGCCGTATGCGAGGGTTGCGGCGACTGTGGCGAGAAGTCCAACTGCCTGGCCGTGATGCCGCTGGAAACCGAGCTGGGGCGCAAGCGCGAAATCGATCAGAACGCCTGCAACAAGGACTTCTCCTGCGTCGAAGGCTTCTGCCCGAGTTTTGTCACCGTGCACGGCGGCGGGCTGCGCAAGCCGGAAGCGGTGGGTGCCAGCCTCGATCCGGCGCAACTGCCGGAGCCGCAGCGTCCGACCCTCGATCGCCCCTGGAACGTGCTGATTCCAGGCGTCGGCGGCAGCGGCGTGACCACGCTCGGCGCCCTGCTGGGCATGGCCGCGCATCTGGAAGGCAAAGGCTGCACGGTGCTCGATCAGGCAGGGCTGGCGCAGAAGTTCGGCCCGGTGGTGACGCACATCCGCATCGCCGACAAGCAGGACGATATCTACGCCGTGCGTATCGCCGCCGGTGAAACCGATCTGCTTCTGGGCTGCGATCTGGTGGTCGCGGCCGGTGACGATTCGCTGACCCGCCTCAATGACCAGATCAGCCATGCGGTGATCAACAGCCATGAATCGGCCACGGCCGAGTTCACCCGCAACCCCGACGCCCAGGTGCCCGGCAAGGCCATGCGCGAAGCGCTGATCGATGCGGTGGGTGCCGAGAAAACCCACTTCATCGATGCCACGCGGCTGGCGACCCGCCTGCTGGGCGATAGCATCGCCACCAACCTGTTCCTGCTCGGATTCGCCTACCAGCAGGGGCTGCTGCCGCTGTCGGCGGAGGCCATCGAGAAGGCCATCACCATCAACGGCGTATCCACCGAGCTGAACCTGCAGGCGTTCCGCTGGGGCCGTCGTGCGGTGCTGGAGCGGGACGTGGTAGAAAAGCTCGCGCGCCCGGCTGAAATGGCCGAGCCCATCTGCCAGACCCTGGAAGAAATCGTCGACTGGCGCGTGGATTTCCTTACCCGCTATCAGAACGCCGCCTACGCCAAGCGTTATCGCGACAAGGTCGAGCAGGTGCGGGCGCTGGATACCGCCGACGACCTGGCGCTGTCGAAAGCCGTGGCCCGCTACTACTTCAAGCTACTGGCCTACAAGGACGAGTACGAGGTGGCGCGGCTGTACAGCGAGCCGGAATTCCGCCAGCAGCTCGAAGCCCAGTTCGAAGGCGACTACAAGCTGCAGTTCCACCTGGCACCGGCGTGGCTGGCCAAGCGCGACAAGACCACTGGCGAGCCGCGCAAGCGCGAACTCGGCCCTTGGGTGCTGAATGCCTTCAACGTGCTGGCGAAGCTGAAATTCCTGCGCGGGACGCCGTTGGACGTGTTCGGCTACGGCCATGACCGGCGTGTCGAGCGCGAGCTGATCAGCGAGTACGAGCGCAACCTGGATGAGCTCCTGTCCCAGCTCAAACCGACCAACTACCGCACCGCTGTGGCCATCGCCGCGCTGCCGGAACTGATCCGTGGCTACGGCCCGGTGAAGGAGCGCTCCATCGCCAAGGCTCGCCAGCAGGAAAAGCTGCTCAAGGAGCAACTCAATCGTGGTGACGAAGTGCAAACCGTGCGGCTGTTCGAGCCGGCGGCATAGCTTGGCGAAGCCATTCGCGGTCAAGACTAGGCGTCCCCAACCGCTCCCACGGGTCTTGCGGATGTCGGGAGCGTTCCAGGAGTGATCTTGACCCCGAGTGGCGCTGCATCGGAGCACCACGGCGCTGCGCATGTTGTGGGAGCGGTCTCGACCGCGAAGGTAGCCGTCCGAGAGGTAGCGGGGCGTGTGGTTTTCGTGGTCAAGACCGCTCCCAAGGGTCTTGCGGATGTCGGGAGCGTTCCAGGAGTGATCTTGACCCCGAGTGGCGCTGCACCGGAGCACCACGGCGCTGCGCATGTTGTGGGAGCGGTCTCGACCGCGAAGGTAGCCGCCCGAGAGGTAGCGGGGCGCGTGGTTTTCGCGGTCAAGACCGCTCCCACGGGTCTTGCGGTTCGGGTGCGTTGTAGGAGCGACCTTGACCCCGAGGGGCGCGGCACCGGAGCACCACGGCGCTGCGCATGTTGTGGGAGCGGTCTTGACCGCGAATGGGCTGATACAAGAGCCCCCTGCGAACTGAACACATATCTCCAAACGGCCCGATGCATCGGGCCCGAACAGAACAACAAAGAGGAATCAGCAATGTCCGTTTTCACCCATCCCGATTTCGATCACCACGAGCAGGTGGTGTTCTGTCACGACAAAGCATCGGGGCTGCGCGCGATCATCGCCATCCACGACACCACGCTCGGCCCGGCGCTGGGTGGTTGCCGGATGTTCCCTTACGCCAGCGATGACGACGCCGTGCGTGACGTGCTGCGCCTGTCACGCGGCATGACGCTGAAATCCTCGCTGGCCGGCCTCAAGCTCGGTGGCGGCAAGGCGGTGATCATCGGCGATCCGCATACCGGCAAGAGCCAGGCGCTGCTGCACGCCATGGGCGATTTCGTCGACAGCCTCGGTGGGCGCTACATCACCGCGGCTGACTCGGGCACCGGCGAGCCGGAAATGCAGGCCTTTGCCCAGCGCACCCGCCATGTCATCGGCGCGACACCGCGTACCACTCTGGACGGCAGCATCGCCAGCGGCGACCCGTCGCCCTCCACGGCGCTCGGCGTGTTCGTCGGTCTGCGCGAAGCCGTGCGCCAACGCCTCGGCCGGGATGATCTGACAGGCCTGAAGGTCGCCATCCAGGGCGTCGGGCATGTCGGTATGGGCCTGGCCCGGCACCTCAAGGCTGCGGGTGCCGAGTTATGGGTCTGCGACATTTTCGATGCCAACGTGCAGCAGGCGGTGACCGAGCTCGGCGCCCATGCTGTGCGCCCGCACGATATCGTAGGCCTCGACGTGGATGTCTTCGCGCCCTGTGCCATGGGCGGCGTTCTCAATGCCGAAACCCTGCAGACACTGCGTGCACCGGTGATCGCCGGCGCGGCGAACAACCAGCTGGCGAGCCCCGAGATCGGCGTCGAGCTGCAGCGTCGCAATCATCTCTACGCGCCGGACTACGCGATCAATGCCGGCGGCATCATCGACGTCTACTACCAGCGCATCGGTGGCAGCGCGGCGCAGATCGACGCGCATGTCAAAGGCATCGGCGAGACCCTGCGCGAGATCTTTACCCGCGCGGCGGCCAGCGGTGAGCCGACTTCGATCATCGCTGATCGTCTGGCACTCGAGCGGCTGCACGTCGGTGAAGATTCGGCACAGCCGAGCCAGCAACGACTGCACGCGTAGCGACTTTCCGGGCGGCCCTGGTGCCGCCCGGTTTCTTCCGCAGCCCAGCCGTACTGCCGAGCCTTTGACGGAAGCGTTGCAGTCAGCCCAATCGCAGCCCGGCGCCATGCGGTCGCAAACCGGGCGGCTCTGGTCCCAATCGGCGTTTCCGTTGTACAGCCCTGACAAAAACAACAAGCAGGAATCCGCAATGACAGACAAAAGCAGCCTCGTCGCCGGCACGCTCGGTGGCGCCTCCGCACGTACTCAGCAAAGCGCGGCGCGCGGTCTCTGGTCCTCGCGCTGGGTGTTCTTCCTGGCCGCCACCGGTTCGGCGGTCGGCCTGGGCAATATCTGGAAATTCCCCTACATCACCGGCCAGAACGGCGGCGGCGCCTTCGTGCTGGTCTATCTCGGCTGCATCCTGCTGATCGGCATCCCGTTGCTGATGGCCGAGGTGATGATCGGCCGGCGCGGTCGGCAGAACCCTGACGGCGCGGTGGCGCGCCTGGCCCGCGAGGCCGGCGCCAGCACGCGTTGGCGCGCGGCCGGCTGGCTCGGCGGGCTGACCGGTTTTCTGATTCTGAGCTTCTACCTGGTGGTCGCCGGCTGGGCCCTGGCCTACGTCCCGGCCAGCTTCATCGGCGACTTCAACGGCGTCAGCGGCGATACCAGCGGGGCGATGTTCAACGCGCTGCTGGCCGATCCGCTGCGGCTGGTCGTCAGCGGCAGCCTGGTGCTGGCGGCGACCATGCTGATCGTCGGTTTCGGCGTGCGGGGTGGTCTGGAGCGCTCGCTGCGCTTTCTGATGCCCGGGTTGTTCGTGCTGTTGCTGCTACTGGTCGGCTACGCCGCGCTCAACGGTGAGTTCGCCCGCGGTGTGGAATTCCTCTTCGTGCCGGACTTCTCCAAGCTGACCGCGACCAGCGTGCTGATCGCCCTGGGCCATGCCTTCTTCACGCTGAGCCTCGGCTGCGGCGCGATGATGGTCTATGGCTCTTACCTGCCGGAGGGCACCTCGATCGCCAAGACGTCGATTCTGGTAGCCCTGGCCGACACCGCCGTGGCGCTACTGGCAGGCCTGGCGATCTTCCCGCTGGTGTTCGGCAATGCCCTGGAGCCGGGCGCCGGGCCGGGACTGATCTTCGTCACCCTGCCGATCGCCTTCGGCCAGATGCCGCTGGGCCAATTGGTGGGCGGGCTGTTCTTCATCATGCTGGTGATCGCCGCGCTGACTTCGGCGATCTCACTGAGCGAGCCGAGCATCGCCTGGATGACCGAGCGCTTCGGCATGAGCCGCCTCAAGGCTGTGTTGGTCAGTGGCGCGGTGCTCTGGTTGCTGAGCCTCGGCAGTGTGTTCTCGTTCAACCATTGGGCCGACTATCAGGTATTCGGCAAGACCTTCTTCGACAGCCTCGACTACCTGACCACCAACTGGCTGATGCCGCTCGGCGGTCTCGCCACGGTGCTGTTCACCGGCTGGGTGATGAAGCGCGAGGCGGTACGCGACGCGATCGGCATCCGCCAGCAGGGCCTTTTCCAGGCCTGGTGGCTGCTGCTGCGCTTTGGTACGCCGCTGGCAATCGTGCTGGTGTTTCTCAATCTGAGCGGGGTGATCTGAGCCGTCGCCGCAACGGTCTGTCCCGGTGCGGCGACTTGTCGCAACTGCTTGTCAGGTTTTCGTTACAGCGGAGCGCATCCGGCGCCGGAGCACCGCGTCTGTAGCGCGCTGTAAAGAATACCTGCCACAGCACGGCGCGTGGACAAGGCTGTGTCGCTGGCGGTGGGCTTGTTTGGCGATCCGCGGTGGTTTGTGATGGCTCAAGCTCCGCTGATCGGTACGTGAGGGCCGGTGCGTTGACTGTTCATACGGGGCGCCCGGTATCTTCATCCATTCTGAACAGGCGCGACAGTCAGGATGGATGAAGCAGCGCAGACCTCGGAGCGCCAAGCACCAGCCAATGTCCGGCGCTGCGTAACCCATCGTTCTGCGGTGAGCCGGCACTAGCTTCTGGACCCAGCTGCGCAAACCGCCGCGGGGGGCGGGATCAACGATCAATCAGGGATTGCCATGAACGACACCCAGACCAACGCGTCTTCGACGCTCAAGCTCTATGGCTACTGGCGCTCCAGCGCCGCCTATCGGGTGCGTATCGCCCTCAACCTCAAGGGCCTGGCCTTCGAGAATCTGCCGGTGCATCTGGTCAAGGATGGTGGCCAGCAGCATGCGGCCGATTACAAGGCGCTCAACCCGCAGGAACTGGTGCCTCTGCTGGTCGATGGCAACGAGCGCATCAGCCAGTCGTTGGCGATCCTCGAGTATCTGGAGGAGGTGTTTCCGTTGCCGGCGCTGCTGCCGCACGACCCGGCCGATCGGGCGCGGGTACGTTCGTTGGCGCTGCACATCGCCTGCGACCTGCATCCACTGAACAACCTGCGTGTCCTGCAATACCTCAGTGGCCCGCTGGGCGTCGAGGATGAGGCCAAGCAGCAATGGATAAAACACTGGATCGCTACCGGCCTGGCTGGTGTCGAGCAGGGGTTGGCCGCCTTCGACGGCAAGCTGTCACTCGGCAGACGGCCCGGTTATCTGGAGGCATGCCTGGTCCCGCAGGTATACAATGCGCGCCGTTTTTCCTGTGACCTCAGTGCGTATCCACGCATTTTGCAGATGACCGAGCAGTGCGAAACCCTCGAAGCCTTTGCCAAAGCAGCTCCGGAGGTGCAGCCCGACGCTCAATGAAAGAAAGGTCGATCCGCCTTGCCACTCCGTCGCGTCACGAGCGCGACGGGTTCGATTTCCGTCACAGATAACAACAAACAGGTGACGCATGACCCGTGAAACCCCCAAAAACCTCTGGCTCTCCCGCTGGGGTTTTA comes from Stutzerimonas stutzeri and encodes:
- a CDS encoding indolepyruvate ferredoxin oxidoreductase family protein: MSLAEIRLDDKYRLATGHLYLTGTQALTRLPMLQHQRDQAQNLNTGCFISGYRGSPLGMLDKSLWEARDFLKQNAIHFQPGLNEELAATAVWGSQQTNLFPGAKYDGVFAMWYGKGPGVDRSGDVFKHGNAAGVSPHGGVLLLAGDDHGCKSSTLPHQSEHAFIAASIPVLNPANVQEILDYGIIGWELSRYSGCWVALKTIAENVDSSAVVEVDPLRVKTRIPDDFELPEDGVHIRWPDPPLAQEKRLNLYKIYAARAFARANNLNQVMLDSPNPRLGIITTGKSYLDVRQALDDLGLDEALCASVGLRVLKVGMSWPLEPVSVHEFAQGLDEILVVEEKRSILEDQLTGQLYNWPLDKRPRVVGEFDEHGTSLLPNLSELTPAMIARVIAKRLAPIYTSDSIQARLAFLSAKEKALAARNYDTVRTPHYCSGCPHNTSTKVPEGSRAAAGIGCHYMVQWMDRRTETFTQMGGEGVNWIGQAPFTETPHMFQNLGDGTYFHSGSLAVRAAVAAGVNITFKILYNDAVAMTGGQPIDGELRVDQLSRQIADEGVKRIALVSDEPDKYPTRDTFAPITSFHHRRDLDAVQRELREFKGVSVIIYDQTCATEKRRRRKRGKLEDPAKRAFINPAVCEGCGDCGEKSNCLAVMPLETELGRKREIDQNACNKDFSCVEGFCPSFVTVHGGGLRKPEAVGASLDPAQLPEPQRPTLDRPWNVLIPGVGGSGVTTLGALLGMAAHLEGKGCTVLDQAGLAQKFGPVVTHIRIADKQDDIYAVRIAAGETDLLLGCDLVVAAGDDSLTRLNDQISHAVINSHESATAEFTRNPDAQVPGKAMREALIDAVGAEKTHFIDATRLATRLLGDSIATNLFLLGFAYQQGLLPLSAEAIEKAITINGVSTELNLQAFRWGRRAVLERDVVEKLARPAEMAEPICQTLEEIVDWRVDFLTRYQNAAYAKRYRDKVEQVRALDTADDLALSKAVARYYFKLLAYKDEYEVARLYSEPEFRQQLEAQFEGDYKLQFHLAPAWLAKRDKTTGEPRKRELGPWVLNAFNVLAKLKFLRGTPLDVFGYGHDRRVERELISEYERNLDELLSQLKPTNYRTAVAIAALPELIRGYGPVKERSIAKARQQEKLLKEQLNRGDEVQTVRLFEPAA
- a CDS encoding Glu/Leu/Phe/Val dehydrogenase, translated to MSVFTHPDFDHHEQVVFCHDKASGLRAIIAIHDTTLGPALGGCRMFPYASDDDAVRDVLRLSRGMTLKSSLAGLKLGGGKAVIIGDPHTGKSQALLHAMGDFVDSLGGRYITAADSGTGEPEMQAFAQRTRHVIGATPRTTLDGSIASGDPSPSTALGVFVGLREAVRQRLGRDDLTGLKVAIQGVGHVGMGLARHLKAAGAELWVCDIFDANVQQAVTELGAHAVRPHDIVGLDVDVFAPCAMGGVLNAETLQTLRAPVIAGAANNQLASPEIGVELQRRNHLYAPDYAINAGGIIDVYYQRIGGSAAQIDAHVKGIGETLREIFTRAAASGEPTSIIADRLALERLHVGEDSAQPSQQRLHA
- a CDS encoding sodium-dependent transporter — translated: MTDKSSLVAGTLGGASARTQQSAARGLWSSRWVFFLAATGSAVGLGNIWKFPYITGQNGGGAFVLVYLGCILLIGIPLLMAEVMIGRRGRQNPDGAVARLAREAGASTRWRAAGWLGGLTGFLILSFYLVVAGWALAYVPASFIGDFNGVSGDTSGAMFNALLADPLRLVVSGSLVLAATMLIVGFGVRGGLERSLRFLMPGLFVLLLLLVGYAALNGEFARGVEFLFVPDFSKLTATSVLIALGHAFFTLSLGCGAMMVYGSYLPEGTSIAKTSILVALADTAVALLAGLAIFPLVFGNALEPGAGPGLIFVTLPIAFGQMPLGQLVGGLFFIMLVIAALTSAISLSEPSIAWMTERFGMSRLKAVLVSGAVLWLLSLGSVFSFNHWADYQVFGKTFFDSLDYLTTNWLMPLGGLATVLFTGWVMKREAVRDAIGIRQQGLFQAWWLLLRFGTPLAIVLVFLNLSGVI
- the maiA gene encoding maleylacetoacetate isomerase, which translates into the protein MNDTQTNASSTLKLYGYWRSSAAYRVRIALNLKGLAFENLPVHLVKDGGQQHAADYKALNPQELVPLLVDGNERISQSLAILEYLEEVFPLPALLPHDPADRARVRSLALHIACDLHPLNNLRVLQYLSGPLGVEDEAKQQWIKHWIATGLAGVEQGLAAFDGKLSLGRRPGYLEACLVPQVYNARRFSCDLSAYPRILQMTEQCETLEAFAKAAPEVQPDAQ